The genomic interval CGTTCTCCGGGGCGGACCCGATAGGCCGCCTTCCTGGGCTCGCCGGCGACGATGACCCGGCCGGACGCCACGAGACTCTGGAGCCGGGTCCGGGAAAGCTCGGGCAGACGGGCGACCAGCAACCTGTCCAGCCTCAGCCCGGCCTCTTCAGGCCCCACCGAGAACTCGGTTGGAGGCTCGCCGGCCATGACACCGACCGCCCGGGTCAGGCCTGCGTCGATTTGGAAGAGACGAGAAAACGAAACGCCAGGAGTCCTACCCCGACCGTGATGGCCGAGTCCGCGACGTTGAAGGCCGGCCAGTGATAGCCCCTCCAGTGGAGATCGATGAAGTCTACGACCGCGCCGAAGCGCCCGCGATCGATCAGGTTTCCAACCGCGCCGCCGAAGATGAGGCCGAGGCTCACGGCCGCGGGCCAGCCACCACCGGGGAGGAGCCGGGCGGCGAGAACAGCGAGGACCGAGAGGGCCGCGAGCGAGAGCAGCGACACGAGCCAGCGCCACGCCGGAGGCGTGGCCGCGAACATCCCGAAGGCCAGCCCCGGGTTCATCACCAGGGTGAGGGCCGCGAAGCCGTCCACCAGCGTGACCTGCGCTCCCGGGGACAGGCGAGCCAGGGCCACGAATTTGGTGAGCTGGTCCAGGGCGAGCACCGCCACCCCGACCGCCGCCGCGATTCTCACCGGACGCTGTCCGAGCGCGGGCTATGCCCGCGCAACCCCCGGGGGAGGTTCGAAGGGGGGGCGCAGTCCGCCTCCGAGGGATCGCACGATCGGAGCGCACCGCTCGCAGAGCGTGGGCCGGGCGCGGTCCTGCCCGACCAGCTCGCTCCAGGCCCAGCAGCGCCCGCACTTGCGCCAGCCCTGCGCAGGGTCCGCCTTCAGCACCTCGATGACGAGCTCGGGGATGTCCTGGCTCTCGTAGCGCGTCGGGGTCCCCGACGCCGGCGCCTCCTCGAGCCTCACGTCCGAGACAATGAACAGCATCTTCAGGAGCCCCGAGCCCTTCGCCCGGAGGAGCGGCATCCATTCCTCCTCCGGCGCCTGGACCACGAACACGCGGGCCTCGAGGGAGCTCCCGATGATGCGCCGCTGCCGCGCCACCTCCAGAGCCCGGGCGACCTCACGCCGCACCTCGAGCAGGCGGTCCCACTCCTCCTCCAGGATCTCGTCCAGCCACTCGCCGCGGTCTTCCGGAAAGGTCACCAGGTGGACGCTCTCGGGCTTCCCGCTCCCCGGGATGTGGTCCCAGACCTCCTCGGCGGTGAAGCTCAGAATCGGGGCCATCAGGCGCGTGATCGCGAGGAGGATCTCGTAACAGGCGGTCTGAGCGGCACGGCGCCTGGGATCTTCGGGGGCGGAGGTGTAGAGGCGATCCTTGAGGATGTCCAGGTACAGGGCCGAGAGGTCCACCGCGCAGAAGTTGGTCAGCGCGTGGTAGACCTGGTGGAACTGGTATCCCTCATAGGCGCGGCGCACACGGGCGATGAGACGCGCCAGGCGGGCGAGCGCCCAGCGGTCCAGCTCCTCCAGCTCCCCGTACGGCACCCGGT from Candidatus Rokuibacteriota bacterium carries:
- the lspA gene encoding signal peptidase II gives rise to the protein MRIAAAVGVAVLALDQLTKFVALARLSPGAQVTLVDGFAALTLVMNPGLAFGMFAATPPAWRWLVSLLSLAALSVLAVLAARLLPGGGWPAAVSLGLIFGGAVGNLIDRGRFGAVVDFIDLHWRGYHWPAFNVADSAITVGVGLLAFRFLVSSKSTQA